A genomic segment from Necator americanus strain Aroian chromosome III, whole genome shotgun sequence encodes:
- a CDS encoding hypothetical protein (NECATOR_CHRIII.G12771.T1) translates to MALRRYQQGTDIDCSSHDFIGSEEQLMVYWLRTPCLVVCLLLIALFQRCSFTEICQAKELEKSRWIVPAKLTNGLDLYIHRGLEYSATRAFTDIFLQLNLTDGDTYDLYKGDNCSIVEEEYRADNRMFGLLKGVDLWESHQLNVFNDTVVGVVTHLPYTISAKVLKVNYVRFGVFAAGILLFLFARRLVRNAVFFYGSGCSFGLLASLLILVFIVYRFAPKKLIGIPILIGGWSLAMYMLHFAWRNFATVVVQYQKYLAAYMVTVMSISLAICYKKGPPKDSRSLDIAQWTMQAVALLLIYASAQVQEVSVGVMTILVLHQLSKSWLWSLICSLAAAFRYIWRKVFPPKRRLLTMEEYEKEGLETTKRELERLREYCRSPDADVWKITSKVHDPKRFARFVDGKERHVLEEEEDLYESDAEFLDREGDEDDVEDDDDRNFGVRRFYDGDDDEWEERIIVRRTPKVRAENYPSPRKSLQNGSHLIELTPNSRSYYHDSPRSQSSTRVAGSTSKRYQAGRDRDDINYNYSFTRKYRQTPELQKRTQKRTAPSSSNEFLSSDSDDIQEADLYPEEQFDY, encoded by the exons AGCAATTGATGGTGTACTGGCTTCGGACCCCATGTCTGGTTGTCTGCTTATTACTTATTGCACTCTTCCAGAGGTGCTCATTCACGGAGATTTGTCAAGCAAAAG AGCTAGAAAAATCGCGGTGGATTGTTCCAGCAAAGTTGACGAACGGATTGGACCTGTATATTCATCGTGGATTAGAATATAGCGCAACGAGAGCCTTTACTGATATCTTCTTGCAACTTAATCTGACTGATGGCGATACATATGACCTTTATAAG GGTGACAACTGCTCCATCGTTGAGGAAGAATATCGTGCGGATAATCGAATGTTTGGATTGCTTAAAGGTGTGGACCTATGGGAAAGTCATCAGCTGAACGTTTTTAACGACACAGTTGTTGGAGTGGTGACACATTTACCATACACTATTAGTGCAAAAGTCTTGA AAGTTAACTATGttcgtttcggcgttttcgcagctggaattcttttatttctatttgctCGACGTCTTGTGCGGAATGCTGTGTTTTTCTATGGAAGTGGCTGTTCTTTTGGTTTATTGGCATCTCTACTTATTCTAGTTTTCATTGTTTATAGATTTGCGCCAAAG AAGTTAATAGGTATACCTATCCTTATTGGAGGATGGTCATTAGCTATGTACATGTTACATTTTGCTTGGAGAAACTTCGCCACAGTAGTCGTACAGTACCAGAAATATCTAGCTGCTTATATG GTCACCGTTATGTCGATTTCTCTTGCAATTTGCTATAAAAAAGGTCCACCTAAGGACAGTCGTTCTCTAGACATTGCTCAGTGGACTATGCAAGCAGTGGCACTATTGCTTATTTATGCGTCTGCTCAG GTCCAAGAGGTGTCTGTTGGAGTCATGACTATTTTGGTTCTACACCAGCTCTCCAAATCCTGGTTATGGTCTTTGATTTGTTCATTAGCTGCTGCATTTCGATACATCTG GAGAAAAGTGTTTCCTCCTAAGCGTCGCCTCCTGACTATGGAAGAATATGAGAAAGAGGGCTTAGAAACTACGAAACGAGAATTGGAACGATTGCGGGAGTACTGTCGCAGTCCTGATGCAGATGTGTGGAAAATTACCAGCAAAGTACACGATCCGAAAAG ATTTGCGCGCTTCGTTGACGGTAAGGAACGGCATGTattggaagaagaagaggatttATATGAATCGGACGCTGAATTCTTGGATCG TGAGGGTGACGAGGATGACGTGGAGGACGATGACGACCGTAATTTTGGGGTTAGGAGATTCTATGATGGAGATGACGATGAATGGGAAGAAAGGATTATAGTTAGACGGACGCCTAAAGTTCGAGCTGAAAACTATCCATCTCCAAGGAA ATCTTTGCAAAATGGCTCTCATCTAATAGAACTCACACCTAACTCGCGATCATACTATCACGATAGTCCGAGGTCACAGAGCTCTACAAGGGTAGCAGGGTCAACATCAAAGCGATATCAAGCTGG gAGAGACAGAGATGacataaattataattattccTTCACTCGGAAATACAGGCAGACACCAGAACTGCAGAAACGGACGCAAAA
- a CDS encoding hypothetical protein (NECATOR_CHRIII.G12771.T2), translating to MLYCEETLSFQISSAVLFVVGGFGAGVSPQQLMVYWLRTPCLVVCLLLIALFQRCSFTEICQAKELEKSRWIVPAKLTNGLDLYIHRGLEYSATRAFTDIFLQLNLTDGDTYDLYKGDNCSIVEEEYRADNRMFGLLKGVDLWESHQLNVFNDTVVGVVTHLPYTISAKVLKVNYVRFGVFAAGILLFLFARRLVRNAVFFYGSGCSFGLLASLLILVFIVYRFAPKKLIGIPILIGGWSLAMYMLHFAWRNFATVVVQYQKYLAAYMVTVMSISLAICYKKGPPKDSRSLDIAQWTMQAVALLLIYASAQVQEVSVGVMTILVLHQLSKSWLWSLICSLAAAFRYIWRKVFPPKRRLLTMEEYEKEGLETTKRELERLREYCRSPDADVWKITSKVHDPKRFARFVDGKERHVLEEEEDLYESDAEFLDREGDEDDVEDDDDRNFGVRRFYDGDDDEWEERIIVRRTPKVRAENYPSPRKSLQNGSHLIELTPNSRSYYHDSPRSQSSTRVAGSTSKRYQAGRDRDDINYNYSFTRKYRQTPELQKRTQKRTAPSSSNEFLSSDSDDIQEADLYPEEQFDY from the exons ATGCTCTATTGCGAAGAAACACTTTCGTTTCAAATCTCATCAGCTGTTCTATTTGTTGTTGGAGGGTTTGGCGCTGGGGTTTCTCCTC AGCAATTGATGGTGTACTGGCTTCGGACCCCATGTCTGGTTGTCTGCTTATTACTTATTGCACTCTTCCAGAGGTGCTCATTCACGGAGATTTGTCAAGCAAAAG AGCTAGAAAAATCGCGGTGGATTGTTCCAGCAAAGTTGACGAACGGATTGGACCTGTATATTCATCGTGGATTAGAATATAGCGCAACGAGAGCCTTTACTGATATCTTCTTGCAACTTAATCTGACTGATGGCGATACATATGACCTTTATAAG GGTGACAACTGCTCCATCGTTGAGGAAGAATATCGTGCGGATAATCGAATGTTTGGATTGCTTAAAGGTGTGGACCTATGGGAAAGTCATCAGCTGAACGTTTTTAACGACACAGTTGTTGGAGTGGTGACACATTTACCATACACTATTAGTGCAAAAGTCTTGA AAGTTAACTATGttcgtttcggcgttttcgcagctggaattcttttatttctatttgctCGACGTCTTGTGCGGAATGCTGTGTTTTTCTATGGAAGTGGCTGTTCTTTTGGTTTATTGGCATCTCTACTTATTCTAGTTTTCATTGTTTATAGATTTGCGCCAAAG AAGTTAATAGGTATACCTATCCTTATTGGAGGATGGTCATTAGCTATGTACATGTTACATTTTGCTTGGAGAAACTTCGCCACAGTAGTCGTACAGTACCAGAAATATCTAGCTGCTTATATG GTCACCGTTATGTCGATTTCTCTTGCAATTTGCTATAAAAAAGGTCCACCTAAGGACAGTCGTTCTCTAGACATTGCTCAGTGGACTATGCAAGCAGTGGCACTATTGCTTATTTATGCGTCTGCTCAG GTCCAAGAGGTGTCTGTTGGAGTCATGACTATTTTGGTTCTACACCAGCTCTCCAAATCCTGGTTATGGTCTTTGATTTGTTCATTAGCTGCTGCATTTCGATACATCTG GAGAAAAGTGTTTCCTCCTAAGCGTCGCCTCCTGACTATGGAAGAATATGAGAAAGAGGGCTTAGAAACTACGAAACGAGAATTGGAACGATTGCGGGAGTACTGTCGCAGTCCTGATGCAGATGTGTGGAAAATTACCAGCAAAGTACACGATCCGAAAAG ATTTGCGCGCTTCGTTGACGGTAAGGAACGGCATGTattggaagaagaagaggatttATATGAATCGGACGCTGAATTCTTGGATCG TGAGGGTGACGAGGATGACGTGGAGGACGATGACGACCGTAATTTTGGGGTTAGGAGATTCTATGATGGAGATGACGATGAATGGGAAGAAAGGATTATAGTTAGACGGACGCCTAAAGTTCGAGCTGAAAACTATCCATCTCCAAGGAA ATCTTTGCAAAATGGCTCTCATCTAATAGAACTCACACCTAACTCGCGATCATACTATCACGATAGTCCGAGGTCACAGAGCTCTACAAGGGTAGCAGGGTCAACATCAAAGCGATATCAAGCTGG gAGAGACAGAGATGacataaattataattattccTTCACTCGGAAATACAGGCAGACACCAGAACTGCAGAAACGGACGCAAAA